The window ttcccacGCACAATGCGCACTACTACGCCTGTACAAGAGGGGTTACCGACCGTGCAGGCGCCCCTTGTCCTTTCCGTTCTTCGGGAGAGACGAGGGAAGAGCGCCTGCGCTTGACGGCTCCCCAAACGAACAGGCGAAATGAAAGGACAGAGGTGCGGGCCCACAGGCAGACGACGCCTCCGCGCCACCATGCGCTTTGCGGCCGGAAGCCTAAAAGCCCCACAAAAGGGGCAGCTagggggtggatgggtgggggggtggggtggagaggaggcagacaAGTGCATaactcctcccctctcccctccctcctcctctcgtgtgtgtttgtctcGCCTCTTTTGTAAGCGCCTCtctgcacgcgtgtgtggccCCGTGCCCCATCCGTCGTGAGTGTTGGACTTCGATCCACGCTGCTCCTCCCTActgcaccgcccccccccctaaaGCCTCTTCCCTCGACCTGATGCATGATTGCTATCGAAGAGCTTCATGGACACGTCTTCCGCTTCCCCTACGTAAAGTGGGGCGGATCGGTGACAACTCATCGTTGCGCGGGTCAAGTAAACACGCacatccctctcccctctcgaCCCTGTGCCGCCAtttgtctttcttttttgcctctccctcccctctcccactttccacgacctcctcccttcctctccgtAGGCCAtacccgctgctgctgccctcgccATGGTGCCACTGTCGATTTATCTCAACAGTGATGTCGGGATGGAGCGGCCGTACCACACCTCCATTCCCGCCAACGTCGACACCTTGGCGGAGCTCTGCCAGTACCTAACGGACCGTATACCCCTGCGGCCAGGCGAGGACACCACCGGTCGAGGGTATCGATTTCTCTACTCTGTTACGGGCAAGCCACTTTGGCGCGTGAAGGAGTGCATCGAAGCGCGTACAATTGTGCTGAGCGTGGGGCCGGGTTTCCTTGTGCGTCGCCCAGCAAATTTCACGGTGGGGCcacaagcggcagcaggctCTGTAGTCGACATCACACCAGACAGGCCGGCAACGCAACCGGGCCCCGAGGCTGGCTGGGGGCGAGAGGGGTCACCCACCGCTTCACCTCCGATTAAGCAGCCAGTCGACGACAGGTACAGCatgcgcagtggcgctggtggcagaGCCAATGGCGACACCGCCTATTACCCCGCTAGGAACGCGCCGACAAGCAGCCACGcagcctctgccgccactTTCCCCTCTGGGGGTGTAGCAGTGGAGCAGGGCAGTGTAGATGCCACGTGGCCACCCGGCCCAGCCGTGCGTCAACCTTCACCAACcgaggaaagagaacgcCTCTTCAGCATCACACTGAACACGGCGATGAGGGGACGTGGGTCCTCTGGTGGAAGGCCGACGTCATCGCAGCCGCCGTCAATGCTGAACAGCCTCGGCGTCGCGTCCTCTGCCGCAGGGAGCACCGCAGAAGCGCGCCTCTTCACCTCAGTACCACCCCGAACTGCACCGGTTCCGGCAAGGACGTCCACCGCATACTGTGGGACTGACGGCCTCGGCGGCTCAGCAGCATGTGCACAGACGGACTTGCCATATGGGCAATATGCAGCCACCTCTTCGACGAGTGCGGCAAGGACACCGCGCGGTGTGGTATTCGTGGCACACAAAGCATAccccctgccgctgcgcccgGCCTTTGAAAAGACGTGCTCTCTCGCTAGTAATCTCTCCGTCCTGCCGCCCCAGCATCAGCCCCTCTCACCCACGTCGATCTCCAGCAGCCTAGAGTGTCTTCTTCTACGCAAATGGGCCGCCTATCAACGACTGCACAGCACCGCTCCCACCGATCTTGTCGCTGGCGAAGCGTTCTCGCACCTCTTCAACTCACTCGCCCCGAAGAGCGCGGCAACCAGCAGTGCGCCATGTCGGGTGCTTGTGAGCGGGCCACCCCGCAGTGGcgtctccaccaccgcctcctttctACTCCGCCACTACCTGCGCACGTTGCAGTTTCAGCCAAACTACCCGTTCAACAATTCGGTGCTACTCGTCCTTGACTTTCACTGGCTTTTGGGGTCGGAAACggcggccgcgctgcagccgccgcggcttcTACTTGACCTTAGTGCACTCTACCAGCTCATTGTACGCACTGTGATCGATGCTgttgtggcgctgcggccggCGCTACGGGAGGCAGGACTGCTGTTGGCGCAGCTGTGGGACTTGGTCATTAAGCCAAACGTGCAgcctccagcaccaccgaACTTCACCACGTTTAAACAGGCCGCCATGTTTGTGGGCGTCGATGTGCTTGCAAGCTGGACAAGACTCGCCGAGCAGATGTATCCGATTCTCCAGGCAGCGTGTCGCACACCCGATGTACTCGAGCTTCGGTCCGCCGCGATTGACCTCATCTTCTACGCCATTCCCGCCGAGCTCGTCTCCTCGCTGAAGTTCTCCGGCCTGGTTTACGTTCTGGACGGGTTAGAGCACCTAGCGCGCTGCTACCCGCATCGTGTGGCACGGCCAGCTGGTGACCTCGGGCCGCTCCTGCAGGCTGTCACGGCAGACCCTCGCACGCACCTAATCGTCGCCTGGCCGTCAACGCTTGCACCGCAGACGATGTACCTGCCAGACCTCATGGCCCACGTGTCTACCATCGGCCTTGTGACGCGCGCCGCGCTGAATGCAAGACAGTTTCCGCAGGTACTGCGCTGCCGTGAAAAGGAGTATCCACTGGAGGTATTCCTTGGCTGCCCCGGTTATCTCTCCATCTTGTCAGCCATAGCGAAGCCGTTCCGCAAAACACTGACGCTTCCCACCATGACCCTTTCGGCACATTATCAGCAGAACTATGAGAAGAGCGGTGCGGGGGAAGCGGAAGGCTACGCGCTTCGCCTCGACACCCCCGCAGCTGCCCGTGTGCTGGAAGAGCTTCTACAGTTTGTGCAAACACTGCTCGTACGTTGATAAGAGCTTCACTTCACTTGCATTTTTCGCcgtaggtgtgcgtgttgctTGTGGACCactttttttggggggagggggaggcgagatACTccggaagggaagggggggagtgcgCACAGGGGTGTAAAAGCTGAGGGGtaccacccacccacccacccacgccgtTTCTTGACCCTTTCTTCCCCCCGCACACTCCTCGTTCTCCAATTACGACCTGTAGTTTGTGTGAGcgcatatgtgtgtgctgccTGTTTGTTCGTTTCTTTACACACATTAGAGTTTCTTGGCTCACCGGTCGTCTGACACGGTCTCACTCATTCGCGCTTAGAATCACCCATGATCCTGCAcctgcgggtgtgtgtgtgtgtgtgcttcgcGTCCGCTCTACTTTCTGGCGcagctcacacacacatacacacacagccacacacgcgAGAAACATACTTATCCTAACTGAAAGATAAGTGCGCTACTGCATCACCTCTTTATCTGCTCTCTTCATCATGGACGACTCAACGCAGGTAGGCGGTCTCTGCAGCCCGCACCCAATGAGTACCCCATtcctcgctgccaccgctcccGCCTCTCCTCGTGTCCCATCTTGGCCCCTTACCACCCCTCTGCAACGCTACCATTGTCGACTCCCTAACGACACCAATGCTCACAAATGAAAGAACACGCGCGCGAAGGGttcccccccaccaccaccaccaccacctttctttcccttATTGCTCGCTCCCTCTGTTGTTTCTGCCCCCTGTGTATCGAAGCGCTCTTGTCAGTCTCACTGGTTCTCTACGCGGATACAGACGTGAATTACGTAACGACGGTTggctcactctctccttcccctgGCCATACTACGTGCGCCTCGCACGCAGGCGGGTGAGGGACGCAGTACACACTCggtggaggaaaagaaacgcacaAAAAGATGCCCAGCGATGAGAGCCGCTGGTGTTTGATCGAGAGCGACCCGGCAGTGTTCAGGGAGATCGTTCAAACCGTCGGCGTGAAGGGGGTCTCTGTGGAGGACCTCATTATGCTCGACCCCTCGATTCTAGAGCAGTACGAGGACGTATACAGTcttgtgttgttgttcaAGTGGCAGTCATCGGAGcaggcgtcgctgctgggcACCGTCGTGAAGGACGCGCCGGTGTTCTTTGCCAAGCAAGTGATCCACAACGCCTGTGCCACGCTTGCCATCATGAACACGCTGTGCAACTACTCGGATCAGGTGGATCTGGGGCCGAAAGTGCAGAACTACCTGAGCTTCTGCCAAGATCTCGACCCTGAGATGCGCGGCTCGCTCCTGGACAGCTTcgacgagctgcgcgaggcccATAACTCCTTCGCGCCACGCTCGGCGTTTGAGAAAGATGAGCCGTCGCAGAAGAACGCGGACGTCTATCACTTTGTCTCCTTTGTGTACCGCCACGGACACATCTGGGAGCTGGATGGGCTGCAGGAGGGCCCGCTGCAGTGCCGGGAGGCGACCGACGCGAACTACCGAGAGGCACTCGTTGAGgtagtgcagcggcgcatcgaCGACATTGCGGCGAAGGATACGACGGGCGCCGGACAGGGCATCTCCTTCTCGCTCATGACGATTGTCGCTGACCCCGTTACGGTGTTGGAAAGGAACATTGCGGCTCTCAGAGCGGAAGAAAAGCCCACGACGGCGCTGGACGAAGAGCTGGCTGAGATGCTCTTACTGCGCAAGAAAGACAAGGAGGCAAACGCGCGTCGCCGTCACGACTACAATGCGATGAtcgtgacgctgctgaagtCCCTGGCGGAGCGCGGCAAGCTGGAGAAGAtcgtggcggaggtgcaggcgAAGGTCTCCAAATAAAGTAGTGCCAACGTGTTTGTAGGCGCGGTGTTGCGTGTTTTTGTGTGTCTCCATTGGTGGTagcgggggggagggcgagggcgcCGTCTCACTtgtggtctctctctctctctcaacctACTTACCTcgtccttccccctccctacccCAATCACTCCACCTCGACGAGGCGAATTcgtttgcgtgtgtgggtttgtgtgtgtggggggggggtgttgttgtggcgctggcgcgtgTGAGCTACGTGGGCTGCGCTTCTTACTTTGCTGACGGTGTTCGTTGtacatgtgtgcgtgccgcgCTCACATGCGCCAGCGCAGGGGACTCTTCTCTTTTAGCACCAccgttttcccttttccgtTGCTCCTCCGTGGGCGCACTAAACGATGGCAGCGGTACGCGCAGGCACGACAAGAGGACCGTAGCGCATTTGAATGGCGGCGCGGTGGGAGGGGATGGGGCCTAGGTGCGCCTTCCACCACGACACTCCACTTACTCCATGCCCTCTCGTgctctcctccgctctcaCGTACACGACTGGCCCTCGTCCTACGCTTGAGAAGCGGCGCTTCAAGTCCAAGAGTACAGATCCTCATCTGCGTCAGgaaggtgggggagggggatgcggcggcgaaggtgctGCCTCTGTCTCTTTAGCCTTCTCCTTGGCGCGTGGGACCTCCATGGAGCGGCAACGAAGCAACTCACTGAACGACTCTGCCTCCACCCTTCCAGGCACAGACACCCcaaccctctccctcactgtCTCCCCTTCCTTTGGCTGTCTTATTCCCTGCCCATCTGTActcttctcgcttccctcAAGCaagtgggtgtgcgtgtagctTCAAGCCCCTGTACCTCTCGACCTGCTCTTGCTTTGCTGCCCACCTGCCCCTTATCGGCGTCTAAGCACGCACTCGTCCACCCCCTTCTTCTGCCTTGACCCCCTGAACGCTTTCATGAGAAGGTTGGTGACTCTCCAcatcacctcctctcccctctcgccttgcactcccctcttcctctcctctgtcgtCCTTAGTGGGTCGAGCACCTATGGAAACGTACACACGTCGTCGCCATGCCACACCCTGACAACGATGGCCCTTTCCgcggcgtcgtcctcggACGCCCTGAACAACTGCACCTCCTTTGAATCAGAGAGTGAGCTGTCTCTCGCACAGGAAGACCTGAAACAACTGCAGTCGAGCCTGCAGAGTACTCGATCGTTCTCGGAGGTTCCAGCCTCGGTGCGGACGCGGCACACGTCAACGACTCCGCCGGCGCgaacgctgccgccgcgcctccCTGTCTCGATGAAGGCGGCTGCGTCCTCGTCGATGTTGGTAAAGCCACTGCAGATGACGACTTCAGTGGCACCAGGACCACCGTTACAGTGCCCTCCGCAGCTTGTCGTGCGTCCTCAGACTATCGTACTGCCAGCTCTTCTCCAGCGTCCACGGTGGCACAACGTGGTCCATGAGCGCTATAGGGCGAGCGCGCCCGGATACGTAGATGCCTGTGCTCAAGTGCTCCGAGATATCCACAGTATGTGGGAGGAATGCATGTTAaaccgccgtcgccgcgagGAGGGTGTGCGAGGACGTCAAGGCGATCAGGGCAAGGATGATGGGGATAGTTGCTTCGCTGAACACGTCAGCGAGCTGCTGtttcacgcacacaccgatGCGCTTCTAGTCCTTTTGGAAGGGGTGATCGGCATCCACGACGGTGGTGACGCGTTTGCTGACAGTACTGCACCTTTCCACTGCAAGCTGATCCTGCACTTGGTCGACAGACTGGCCCGGCGAACGGTGGAGCTGAGTGGAAAACATATGGCTCACCTCAGCCATCTCTTACTGAGTTGCCCTTCCCTGCTCACCGTCGCACCTTCGGCCCAAAACAGTCATGCGCAGGCGctcacggcggcgcagcaggaggatgTGTGGAACACCTTCACCTTCTTGTGCTACGCAACACGTCGCAATCTGCGCAGACGGCAAAATGTCGACTCCCttgaggcgctgctgtgtggcGTGTACATGCGAATCTATAACGACTCCTCCACCGCACTGAGCGACGACAGGGGTAATCGCGCCTCACGCCTCGCTTCTTCGATGCGGCGGTGCTACGCAGATGCCGTGGACggtgggcagcagcgtcagtaCGTCTGtcatctcttccctcctGGGCTCATGGCAAAGGTGCGGCAGGCAGCGCTATGCCATCTCGTGCATCGTTGCTTGTTCAGCGGCGCTCCAGCCCaagtcggtgctgctgaggccATCACTGAGGAAAGAGTAACCCAGCTACTCGCCTGGGCACTTCTGCTGGCACCCAAGGACATGGGCCCTGCCgtgcacgccgccgtcgttCATCGACTACGCAGGAACACCGAGCTGGCAGGCGGCGGATTAACCGCTGGCGCTTCACCAGTGTATGTCgagtcgtggcggcggctggccCTTCGAGTCGAAGCCATGGTGCCCCTCTACAGGATTGGCGGGAAGCGTGCCACTGCTTCGCCTAATGGTACGGAGGTCTTTCAGCGGCTCCACTGGGCATTCAAAGACACAGACGGGTGGGCGGTGCCGTCGGCGGACCGTCTCCTCCTTGCAACGGTGCAGGAGCGAAGCCTCGCACAGAAATACTCCTCAGTGCCGCCGTGGAGGGCAACAGAGTACGTGGCACCACGGGGAGTCGAGACAGCGCGGCTGTGCAGCGGAGACGCCGCGGCGCAACGTGTGGCGAACGGCGCAGCCGCTACACTGCGCGCGTATGCTTTTCTCCGGTGGGAGCCGCTTAACGTCAgtgaggcggagcagctATTGCCCAACGATGCACCTCTGGCGTTGAGCGCGTTACACATGGAGAGAGCTCGAAGAGAAACCCACGCGTCCATTGTTGAGAGAAGAATTACGAAGGTATGCGAGGATACCATCGAGACCGCTGCACATCTACCGCTGCACGCCCTGTGCCTCGCCGAGGttctctgtgtgcgcctcctACGGTCTCTGCACCGCTGGAGGGGTACATCAACCGACGACATCATCGTACCTCCTGCCtcgagcggcgctgcggcaacgTCTCCAGCGATCATAGGCGTCTCGCAACAGCGCCGCATtctcgcagcgctgcggcagttgTTGACCCACTTGCGCGCCGAGGGAGCCATGATCGCGTTGCTTGGGCTGCAAGGTGAAGCTCGCAACACCGCGGCAACGGGtagatgcagcagcgagcacaTTCAACGAGATCCTTCTCGCACTGCGCCGCCCAGTGCGCCAATATGGCCGTCCATGCCACAGCGCACTTGGTGGCtactcagcagcgccatgtgCCAACACGCAGAAGATGCGGTGCGTGCGGCGCGCGAGTGGATGGTCTATCGTGAGATGATGGCgactcccctctcgctcgcaAGCGTCCAGCGGGTGTGCGAGTGGTTGGTGGCACTCCCAGGTCCGCTGCACTCCTCACAGTTGGTGACGGTTCTCCGTGAGTgggcagagatggagaagaacAAACTGAATGACGCTTCATCGCTTGGCCAGGAATGCCTGATGACGTGGGACGACGTGGTGCGGActgcgcaggagcagcacgctGCACAAGCATTGTTGGCCGTGCTTGATGGACAGTGCACTATCGCTgacgcgacagcagcgccataTTGCTCCCCCTGCggtgaggagctgcgccgcacatATGCCATTATGATGGGCCCTACCTCAGCGCAGTTGCGACGACTTCAGTGGATCGCCGAagccaacagcagcgcagtgcgAGAATGGCGGTGGAATGTGGGTGTAGCGTCCCCCCAAATGGGACGGGCTACAGTGAGCCGGCCCGCAGGCTTGCTGGACCCCACTTCTGCGGTTCCCGCTGCAGTGCTCTTGGTCGAGGCGACGGAGGTGAATTTTACTGACACGGAGCATGAGGCGGCGGTTCGGCTTCTGCGTTGGCGCTGCCTCTCCCACCTTTCCAGCCCCAATACTTTCTCTTGGAGTGATCGACTTGCCTGCAGAGCTTTGCAGAGTGCTCAGGCTGTGTCATCTCCCACCACACAGCTGGTGGCAAATAGCGACGAGGTGGTGATCTCTGACCGCTCTTCCGCAGCGGACGGCGACGCCAATGCACTGCCACACCAATGGAAGCATGACAGCGACACCAtcgtctctgccgctgcgcttcacTACCTCCTTTCTAGGTGGAACAGGATGGAGTCGTCCGCCGCAACAATCACCGCGATGTTTAGCACGGCAGAGCTGAACGATGCCCTTCAGGCCCTCGCAGTGTACGTTGAATTCCTTGAAAAGCCTCAGAACGATGGTGTCAATGAGGGGCAGTGCGGCGAGCGGGCGAGAATCCGTCGACTGCggtgtgccgccgccgcttaTGTGGACTGCTTGAGCGATGCATGGCGCGTTACTATGCAGACTGCAGCGTCCACAACGACCACACCTTCGCTTGGCAGGGTGGACGTGAAGGTGTTTCTAATGTGTTTGCCCACACTCTATCAGTGTGCGCTAGAAATGCACGATAGACTGCTGAGGAACAAGGCTGAGCTCGGCAACGGCGATGACGAGGTCCTGAGGAGTCTTCCATGCCTCTCCGGTCCCCTTCATGAGGCCGCGTTTCGTGCCCTGGTGGACAGCCCGGAAACACAGAGCGACACTATCGAGACGactctgctgctggccgATCACATAACACGCAGATGGCCTGTTCGGACAAAGAtatcccccttctcctcgagGAGAGCTCATTCCAGCAAAGCGTTACCACTCTCATTAAGTGATGGCGCGCCAACGTTCTCGGTGCCACTCTCCGTCTACCGGCTCGTGCTCGCCACGTACGCAGCGACTCGAACGCCACTCCCGCAGCGCATACGCGTGtgctgcgaggcggcgctccgtcgcgagagaaaaagggtACTGGAGGAACCCTTGTAGGGCTCTTGATCAATGTCGTCCGGCACATgaccgccccccccccaaatacacacagagagatTTGCCCCCACGTCCAAACGAGAAGCAGGTCGAAACCGGCACTGACACGTACGCACAGACGCGACTAAGAAAACGGTCAGAGCTAAGATggactctctcctccttttcctgttCCTCACTGATAGACACGCCACCCCGAACATCTGAGGCATACAATGCGCCTTCCTCTCTAGCGAgctgcttccttctcttACCACGAGCAAGCTCAGGGGAAGCGCTCTGTTCATTTGCATGCACTCCCATCAGCGTGATCATCGTAGCCATGCGGGCAGCACTCGGGTTCTCGCCTCCACCATCACCTCCCGgtacctctctccctttgccACAGTCGCCACCCCCACTTCCctgtgcaccacctccattgtcctctcttccctttcttctttgcaaTTTACTCAGCTACTGCCGTCCCTCGTAGCGTGACGCCTAcgctcccccctcacccccccccaaacgGCAACTGCCCTCCTCTGCATTTTCCTTGTTTTcctggtgctgcttctcaACGTAATGCTGACGTACACGCCTTCTGGGcactgcacgcgcacacctccCTCATGCGCACCGGCCGCGTGGGCATCAGCACCTCACGCCCTGACGGGCCGCGTGCAGACTTTCCCGCCTCGCGAGGCCCCCTCAGTAGCTGTGAACAGATGGTGCGGTGCAAACGACCGCCAAgtgaggagcggctgcgttGCTTCATGctacgcatgcacacacgtgcacagcGCCAGAAAGGCTGCGGCCCCCCTTGCTTGCAGCTCGCGCGCTGAGTGTGAAGCGGGGTAGCCGGAACTTGTCCCGCTGCGGAGACAACTTGACCAGCTGAGACACACAAGAACACGCGTGGCTGTGGCTACGGAgtcgccctccctcctcatgGCACTCGACACGGACcgagcagcgctggagaACGGCATGCTGCGACGTGCTGAGGCACAAGCACTGGCGGTAACTGTCCCGCCGCGTGCGCCTCGCGTTTCCGCTTGTCTTTGGTCGTGGCGAATGGAAGCACAAGGCCGAGGCGGGCATGCGTGCAAAATCAGCAGTGTCCGAGGAGCTGGCGCCCACTGCATGGGCCACGGACCCTGTCACCGGTGCCAGGCGCCAGGCCGGCGTCCCCCgtagcggcgccgcggcaagAGCTCCTTGGTGGCGACCGTCGCACACCCGAAGCACGAAGATGTTGAGCTTGCGAGACGGCAGGAGACCACCTTCGCCCAGCTCCGCCCGCGCGCCTGTCCGCACTTGGGACTCCTGCAGTGGTCGGTGTCTGGCAGCGATGCGGTGCGGTACAGATGGCGTGCTGGCCACTACTGCACCGCCGGCATTGTGGTATCCCCACCCCGCCTGTTTTTCTGCTGTGAGGGCGTCCGACCCGGCGCTGTGCTCGGCATGCCAGGCGAGACCCGCGGGCAGACTGCGGCGCCTCACCGGCCCCCTGAGCTGAGGCTGGCGGACTGCTTGGACTCATGGCCGGATTCGATGGGCGACTGCTCGCTCGCCGTGTGGGACGGTGGTCCAGCGGCGTGGGGGTGCGGTGGCTGTGCGCGCCTGTTTGCTGAGGCGATCGTGGGGGTGCGGACCCCATCCGAAAAGACTCTCCTGCCCCCAAGGGCGCGAGGATTGTGTTGCACTCGCGTGCTCTTTGCCTCCGTGCGTACCCCGCACAGCACACCCCTCCCGGCCTCCCACCGCGAGGCGGGCCTTGAGGCTGCCACTTGGGGAGTTTGCCTCCCCAGAAAGGGTCGAGGCCCGGTAAGCCAAGCGACCGGCGGATCGTCAAGGACACCCCGCGTAAAACGGCATCCCCAAAGTCGGGCAGATGTGATGAATGCCTCCGCCCTCTGGAAGTAGCCTcttcccccccaccctctccttgCTCACTCTTCCTCCGGCTGccctctgccccctccccctccgttTGCGCTGTAGAATCTCTGAAAAACAACACTTTGTgactctctcttcccctgcTAGTAcagcccaccaccacaacatCAGCATGAGGAGCTTTCCTTGGTCAATGCGGGCGCGGCGCTACATGCCCAACTTCAATGCCATGGCCCTCGTACTGCTCGCGGTGCAGAATGCGGGGTATCTAATCTTGATGAAGTACGCGCAGCAGGCGGACAAGCACCACACActcgccgccggcggcgcagagccggaggggggggaggcgcagGTGGTTATCTTCAAGGCCTCACACTTTCTGACCACGACGGAGGTTGTGAAGCTCATTTTATCTCTTCTGTGGTGCATCGTGGATGAAGTGCGGGCAATGCAGCAGGAGAGTGCGATCGCCGAAGCAGACACCACGCCAGCGACGCTGTTGCGGGTCAAGGAGGCGGGGCGGGGCAGCGCTTTAAAAAACGCTGCGTCTCCCAATGGCGTCGTGGATGAGAAGTgtcgcctctctcccgccctcggcgacgctgcggagGACATAGACGCCGagtgtgttgttgctgtaGTGTCGCTGCGGGTCCTCGTAACCCGCAAGCGGTTCGCTGCTGTATTTGTGAGCCGCATGCGCCATGCCATTGGGCTGGACCACAAGTacaaggaggcgctgctcatgGTTGCCCCCGCCATCATCTACGCCATCCAGGGCCTGCTGCTCATCTACGCCATCGAGCTGTTGGACCCGACTGTGTTTCAGGTGCTGTACCAGGTGCGCATTATGTTCCTGGCAGCCATGATGGGAGTCGTGCTGGacttccgtctctctcccattCGGTGGGTggcactggtgctgctgatgttcGGTATCACACTGGCACAGGTGAGTGCGCAGAGCACGCGAACGGAGACGACAATCGGTAAAGCCGACGAAGCTGTACAATCAGAGATGGGAAAGACTGCGGCGGCCGAGAAGGTCTCTAGCACATGGTCAATAGAGGGCACATTAGCTGTGCTGGCTGGCGCCTTCTTGAGCGCGCTCTCCGGTGTGTTCATGGAGTTTGTGGTGAAGAAGCGCTGCAACCAGTTCCACTTGTCAGCACGCAACATCCATCTCGCGTTCTTCTCCGTCGTGTACTTCCTCG is drawn from Leishmania panamensis strain MHOM/PA/94/PSC-1 chromosome 24 sequence and contains these coding sequences:
- a CDS encoding hypothetical protein (TriTrypDB/GeneDB-style sysID: LpmP.24.0390) gives rise to the protein MVPLSIYLNSDVGMERPYHTSIPANVDTLAELCQYLTDRIPLRPGEDTTGRGYRFLYSVTGKPLWRVKECIEARTIVLSVGPGFLVRRPANFTVGPQAAAGSVVDITPDRPATQPGPEAGWGREGSPTASPPIKQPVDDRYSMRSGAGGRANGDTAYYPARNAPTSSHAASAATFPSGGVAVEQGSVDATWPPGPAVRQPSPTEERERLFSITLNTAMRGRGSSGGRPTSSQPPSMLNSLGVASSAAGSTAEARLFTSVPPRTAPVPARTSTAYCGTDGLGGSAACAQTDLPYGQYAATSSTSAARTPRGVVFVAHKAYPLPLRPAFEKTCSLASNLSVLPPQHQPLSPTSISSSLECLLLRKWAAYQRLHSTAPTDLVAGEAFSHLFNSLAPKSAATSSAPCRVLVSGPPRSGVSTTASFLLRHYLRTLQFQPNYPFNNSVLLVLDFHWLLGSETAAALQPPRLLLDLSALYQLIVRTVIDAVVALRPALREAGLLLAQLWDLVIKPNVQPPAPPNFTTFKQAAMFVGVDVLASWTRLAEQMYPILQAACRTPDVLELRSAAIDLIFYAIPAELVSSLKFSGLVYVLDGLEHLARCYPHRVARPAGDLGPLLQAVTADPRTHLIVAWPSTLAPQTMYLPDLMAHVSTIGLVTRAALNARQFPQVLRCREKEYPLEVFLGCPGYLSILSAIAKPFRKTLTLPTMTLSAHYQQNYEKSGAGEAEGYALRLDTPAAARVLEELLQFVQTLLVR
- a CDS encoding ubiquitin carboxyl-terminal hydrolase, putative (TriTrypDB/GeneDB-style sysID: LpmP.24.0400), which encodes MPSDESRWCLIESDPAVFREIVQTVGVKGVSVEDLIMLDPSILEQYEDVYSLVLLFKWQSSEQASLLGTVVKDAPVFFAKQVIHNACATLAIMNTLCNYSDQVDLGPKVQNYLSFCQDLDPEMRGSLLDSFDELREAHNSFAPRSAFEKDEPSQKNADVYHFVSFVYRHGHIWELDGLQEGPLQCREATDANYREALVEVVQRRIDDIAAKDTTGAGQGISFSLMTIVADPVTVLERNIAALRAEEKPTTALDEELAEMLLLRKKDKEANARRRHDYNAMIVTLLKSLAERGKLEKIVAEVQAKVSK
- a CDS encoding hypothetical protein (TriTrypDB/GeneDB-style sysID: LpmP.24.0410); the protein is MRRLVTLHITSSPLSPCTPLFLSSVVLSGSSTYGNVHTSSPCHTLTTMALSAASSSDALNNCTSFESESELSLAQEDLKQLQSSLQSTRSFSEVPASVRTRHTSTTPPARTLPPRLPVSMKAAASSSMLVKPLQMTTSVAPGPPLQCPPQLVVRPQTIVLPALLQRPRWHNVVHERYRASAPGYVDACAQVLRDIHSMWEECMLNRRRREEGVRGRQGDQGKDDGDSCFAEHVSELLFHAHTDALLVLLEGVIGIHDGGDAFADSTAPFHCKLILHLVDRLARRTVELSGKHMAHLSHLLLSCPSLLTVAPSAQNSHAQALTAAQQEDVWNTFTFLCYATRRNLRRRQNVDSLEALLCGVYMRIYNDSSTALSDDRGNRASRLASSMRRCYADAVDGGQQRQYVCHLFPPGLMAKVRQAALCHLVHRCLFSGAPAQVGAAEAITEERVTQLLAWALLLAPKDMGPAVHAAVVHRLRRNTELAGGGLTAGASPVYVESWRRLALRVEAMVPLYRIGGKRATASPNGTEVFQRLHWAFKDTDGWAVPSADRLLLATVQERSLAQKYSSVPPWRATEYVAPRGVETARLCSGDAAAQRVANGAAATLRAYAFLRWEPLNVSEAEQLLPNDAPLALSALHMERARRETHASIVERRITKVCEDTIETAAHLPLHALCLAEVLCVRLLRSLHRWRGTSTDDIIVPPASSGAAATSPAIIGVSQQRRILAALRQLLTHLRAEGAMIALLGLQGEARNTAATGRCSSEHIQRDPSRTAPPSAPIWPSMPQRTWWLLSSAMCQHAEDAVRAAREWMVYREMMATPLSLASVQRVCEWLVALPGPLHSSQLVTVLREWAEMEKNKLNDASSLGQECLMTWDDVVRTAQEQHAAQALLAVLDGQCTIADATAAPYCSPCGEELRRTYAIMMGPTSAQLRRLQWIAEANSSAVREWRWNVGVASPQMGRATVSRPAGLLDPTSAVPAAVLLVEATEVNFTDTEHEAAVRLLRWRCLSHLSSPNTFSWSDRLACRALQSAQAVSSPTTQLVANSDEVVISDRSSAADGDANALPHQWKHDSDTIVSAAALHYLLSRWNRMESSAATITAMFSTAELNDALQALAVYVEFLEKPQNDGVNEGQCGERARIRRLRCAAAAYVDCLSDAWRVTMQTAASTTTTPSLGRVDVKVFLMCLPTLYQCALEMHDRLLRNKAELGNGDDEVLRSLPCLSGPLHEAAFRALVDSPETQSDTIETTLLLADHITRRWPVRTKISPFSSRRAHSSKALPLSLSDGAPTFSVPLSVYRLVLATYAATRTPLPQRIRVCCEAALRRERKRVLEEPL